From Salvia splendens isolate huo1 chromosome 16, SspV2, whole genome shotgun sequence, a single genomic window includes:
- the LOC121772617 gene encoding uncharacterized protein LOC121772617 isoform X1: MGRKNCFVLAVILLIFLAGCSSVSASPATKIVGGVVTKVVSTIFKRLWSLKSATKTATSSRSMMKFEGGYTVETVFDGSKHGIEPYTVEISPDEEVLILDSQNSNIYKIPTPLSRYSRPKLLAGSAEGYNGHVDGKLRQARLNHPRGLTVDDSGNIYVADTMNMAIRKISDSGVVTIAGGKSGRGGHIDGPSEDARFSDDFDLVYVGSSCSLLVIDRGNQAIREIQLHEHDCSHEEDNNLDLGIAVLAAACFFGYMLALLQCRVASMISYDNPKEPKPYATGMPPAPYQRQAPPAKSVLPPLIPAEDEYDKQEDGLFTSLGKLVVHTGSSVAELFGGLFSGFKKKPVVINHIPAYHHQYQSRHGGAWPVQESFVVPREDEPPPLEAREPTPRKNYPYKDAEKMRPSKQSRPYYNQWNSHGHEYQQPQLQSHQHHQKHRPASPQTYYEQQNCETNEIVFGAVQEQEGRREAMVIKAVDYTDSAYEGNNVRSRYNYMSYSSYGY; encoded by the exons ATGGGAAGAAAGAATTGCTTCGTTCTTGCTGTGATTCTCCTAATTTTTCTTGCTGGATGTTCCTCAGTTTCAGCTTCACCTGCTACAA aaatcGTTGGTGGGGTTGTGACAAAGGTTGTCTCCACCATTTTCAAGCGGCTGTGGTCTCTCAAATCAGCCACCAAAACCG CTACCTCTAGCCGCTCAATGATGAAATTTGAAGGTGGATACACGGTTGAGACAGTGTTTGATGGAAGCAAGCATGGAATTGAGCCATACACGGTGGAGATCTCACCGGATGAGGAGGTTCTCATATTGGACTCCCAAAACAGCAACATTTACAAGATCCCAACCCCTTTATCTCGAT ATAGTCGGCCTAAGTTGCTGGCCGGATCAGCTGAAGGATACAACGGGCATGTAGACGGGAAGCTGAGGCAAGCAAGACTGAACCATCCTAGAGGGCTTACTGTTGACGACAGTGGCAATATATACGTTGCTGACACGATGAATATGGCGATCAGGAAGATCAGCGATTCTG GAGTTGTGACGATTGCAGGTGGTAAGTCAGGCAGGGGAGGACACATAGACGGACCAAGTGAAGACGCGAGGTTCTCGGATGATTTTGATTTGGTCTACGTTGGAAGTAGCTGCTCTCTGTTGGTTATAGATAGAGGGAACCAAGCAATACGAGAGATCCAACTCCACGAACACGATTGTTCCCATGAGGAAGACAACAATCTCGATTTAG GAATAGCAGTGCTTGCGGCAGCTTGTTTCTTCGGTTACATGCTAGCCTTGTTGCAATGTCGAGTTGCTTCTATGATTTCGTACGACAAT CCTAAGGAGCCGAAGCCTTATGCGACGGGCATGCCCCCAGCACCGTACCAGAGGCAGGCCCCACCTGCGAAATCTGTCTTGCCGCCCCTGATTCCGGCCGAAGACGAGTACGACAAGCAAGAGGACGGACTATTCACTTCGCTCGGGAAGCTCGTCGTCCACACTGGATCCTCCGTAGCCGAGCTCTTCGGCGGACTATTCTCGGGATTCAAGAAGAAGCCCGTCGTCATAAACCACATTCCGGCCTACCACCACCAATACCAGTCAAGGCACGGAGGAGCGTGGCCCGTGCAAGAGAGCTTTGTGGTGCCACGCGAGGACGAGCCACCTCCGCTCGAGGCGAGAGAGCCCACACCGCGCAAGAACTACCCTTACAAGGACGCGGAAAAGATGAGGCCGTCGAAGCAGAGCCGACCGTACTACAACCAATGGAACAGCCACGGACACGAGTATCAGCAGCCGCAGCTGCAGTCTCATCAGCATCACCAGAAGCACCGGCCGGCCAGCCCTCAGACGTACTACGAGCAGCAGAACTGCGAGACGAATGAGATCGTGTTCGGGGCGGTCCAGGAGCAGGAGGGGCGGCGGGAGGCGATGGTGATCAAGGCCGTCGACTACACCGATTCGGCCTACGAGGGCAACAATGTGAGGTCGAGATATAACTACATGAGCTATTCCTCCTATGGATACTAG
- the LOC121772617 gene encoding uncharacterized protein LOC121772617 isoform X2, with protein sequence MGRKNCFVLAVILLIFLAGCSSVSASPATKIVGGVVTKVVSTIFKRLWSLKSATKTATSSRSMMKFEGGYTVETVFDGSKHGIEPYTVEISPDEEVLILDSQNSNIYKIPTPLSRYSRPKLLAGSAEGYNGHVDGKLRQARLNHPRGLTVDDSGNIYVADTMNMAIRKISDSGVVTIAGGKSGRGGHIDGPSEDARFSDDFDLVYVGSSCSLLVIDRGNQAIREIQLHEHDCSHEEDNNLDLGIAVLAAACFFGYMLALLQCRVASMISYDNEPKPYATGMPPAPYQRQAPPAKSVLPPLIPAEDEYDKQEDGLFTSLGKLVVHTGSSVAELFGGLFSGFKKKPVVINHIPAYHHQYQSRHGGAWPVQESFVVPREDEPPPLEAREPTPRKNYPYKDAEKMRPSKQSRPYYNQWNSHGHEYQQPQLQSHQHHQKHRPASPQTYYEQQNCETNEIVFGAVQEQEGRREAMVIKAVDYTDSAYEGNNVRSRYNYMSYSSYGY encoded by the exons ATGGGAAGAAAGAATTGCTTCGTTCTTGCTGTGATTCTCCTAATTTTTCTTGCTGGATGTTCCTCAGTTTCAGCTTCACCTGCTACAA aaatcGTTGGTGGGGTTGTGACAAAGGTTGTCTCCACCATTTTCAAGCGGCTGTGGTCTCTCAAATCAGCCACCAAAACCG CTACCTCTAGCCGCTCAATGATGAAATTTGAAGGTGGATACACGGTTGAGACAGTGTTTGATGGAAGCAAGCATGGAATTGAGCCATACACGGTGGAGATCTCACCGGATGAGGAGGTTCTCATATTGGACTCCCAAAACAGCAACATTTACAAGATCCCAACCCCTTTATCTCGAT ATAGTCGGCCTAAGTTGCTGGCCGGATCAGCTGAAGGATACAACGGGCATGTAGACGGGAAGCTGAGGCAAGCAAGACTGAACCATCCTAGAGGGCTTACTGTTGACGACAGTGGCAATATATACGTTGCTGACACGATGAATATGGCGATCAGGAAGATCAGCGATTCTG GAGTTGTGACGATTGCAGGTGGTAAGTCAGGCAGGGGAGGACACATAGACGGACCAAGTGAAGACGCGAGGTTCTCGGATGATTTTGATTTGGTCTACGTTGGAAGTAGCTGCTCTCTGTTGGTTATAGATAGAGGGAACCAAGCAATACGAGAGATCCAACTCCACGAACACGATTGTTCCCATGAGGAAGACAACAATCTCGATTTAG GAATAGCAGTGCTTGCGGCAGCTTGTTTCTTCGGTTACATGCTAGCCTTGTTGCAATGTCGAGTTGCTTCTATGATTTCGTACGACAAT GAGCCGAAGCCTTATGCGACGGGCATGCCCCCAGCACCGTACCAGAGGCAGGCCCCACCTGCGAAATCTGTCTTGCCGCCCCTGATTCCGGCCGAAGACGAGTACGACAAGCAAGAGGACGGACTATTCACTTCGCTCGGGAAGCTCGTCGTCCACACTGGATCCTCCGTAGCCGAGCTCTTCGGCGGACTATTCTCGGGATTCAAGAAGAAGCCCGTCGTCATAAACCACATTCCGGCCTACCACCACCAATACCAGTCAAGGCACGGAGGAGCGTGGCCCGTGCAAGAGAGCTTTGTGGTGCCACGCGAGGACGAGCCACCTCCGCTCGAGGCGAGAGAGCCCACACCGCGCAAGAACTACCCTTACAAGGACGCGGAAAAGATGAGGCCGTCGAAGCAGAGCCGACCGTACTACAACCAATGGAACAGCCACGGACACGAGTATCAGCAGCCGCAGCTGCAGTCTCATCAGCATCACCAGAAGCACCGGCCGGCCAGCCCTCAGACGTACTACGAGCAGCAGAACTGCGAGACGAATGAGATCGTGTTCGGGGCGGTCCAGGAGCAGGAGGGGCGGCGGGAGGCGATGGTGATCAAGGCCGTCGACTACACCGATTCGGCCTACGAGGGCAACAATGTGAGGTCGAGATATAACTACATGAGCTATTCCTCCTATGGATACTAG
- the LOC121772617 gene encoding uncharacterized protein LOC121772617 isoform X3, giving the protein MFLSFSFTCYKVVTKVVSTIFKRLWSLKSATKTATSSRSMMKFEGGYTVETVFDGSKHGIEPYTVEISPDEEVLILDSQNSNIYKIPTPLSRYSRPKLLAGSAEGYNGHVDGKLRQARLNHPRGLTVDDSGNIYVADTMNMAIRKISDSGVVTIAGGKSGRGGHIDGPSEDARFSDDFDLVYVGSSCSLLVIDRGNQAIREIQLHEHDCSHEEDNNLDLGIAVLAAACFFGYMLALLQCRVASMISYDNPKEPKPYATGMPPAPYQRQAPPAKSVLPPLIPAEDEYDKQEDGLFTSLGKLVVHTGSSVAELFGGLFSGFKKKPVVINHIPAYHHQYQSRHGGAWPVQESFVVPREDEPPPLEAREPTPRKNYPYKDAEKMRPSKQSRPYYNQWNSHGHEYQQPQLQSHQHHQKHRPASPQTYYEQQNCETNEIVFGAVQEQEGRREAMVIKAVDYTDSAYEGNNVRSRYNYMSYSSYGY; this is encoded by the exons ATGTTCCTCAGTTTCAGCTTCACCTGCTACAA GGTTGTGACAAAGGTTGTCTCCACCATTTTCAAGCGGCTGTGGTCTCTCAAATCAGCCACCAAAACCG CTACCTCTAGCCGCTCAATGATGAAATTTGAAGGTGGATACACGGTTGAGACAGTGTTTGATGGAAGCAAGCATGGAATTGAGCCATACACGGTGGAGATCTCACCGGATGAGGAGGTTCTCATATTGGACTCCCAAAACAGCAACATTTACAAGATCCCAACCCCTTTATCTCGAT ATAGTCGGCCTAAGTTGCTGGCCGGATCAGCTGAAGGATACAACGGGCATGTAGACGGGAAGCTGAGGCAAGCAAGACTGAACCATCCTAGAGGGCTTACTGTTGACGACAGTGGCAATATATACGTTGCTGACACGATGAATATGGCGATCAGGAAGATCAGCGATTCTG GAGTTGTGACGATTGCAGGTGGTAAGTCAGGCAGGGGAGGACACATAGACGGACCAAGTGAAGACGCGAGGTTCTCGGATGATTTTGATTTGGTCTACGTTGGAAGTAGCTGCTCTCTGTTGGTTATAGATAGAGGGAACCAAGCAATACGAGAGATCCAACTCCACGAACACGATTGTTCCCATGAGGAAGACAACAATCTCGATTTAG GAATAGCAGTGCTTGCGGCAGCTTGTTTCTTCGGTTACATGCTAGCCTTGTTGCAATGTCGAGTTGCTTCTATGATTTCGTACGACAAT CCTAAGGAGCCGAAGCCTTATGCGACGGGCATGCCCCCAGCACCGTACCAGAGGCAGGCCCCACCTGCGAAATCTGTCTTGCCGCCCCTGATTCCGGCCGAAGACGAGTACGACAAGCAAGAGGACGGACTATTCACTTCGCTCGGGAAGCTCGTCGTCCACACTGGATCCTCCGTAGCCGAGCTCTTCGGCGGACTATTCTCGGGATTCAAGAAGAAGCCCGTCGTCATAAACCACATTCCGGCCTACCACCACCAATACCAGTCAAGGCACGGAGGAGCGTGGCCCGTGCAAGAGAGCTTTGTGGTGCCACGCGAGGACGAGCCACCTCCGCTCGAGGCGAGAGAGCCCACACCGCGCAAGAACTACCCTTACAAGGACGCGGAAAAGATGAGGCCGTCGAAGCAGAGCCGACCGTACTACAACCAATGGAACAGCCACGGACACGAGTATCAGCAGCCGCAGCTGCAGTCTCATCAGCATCACCAGAAGCACCGGCCGGCCAGCCCTCAGACGTACTACGAGCAGCAGAACTGCGAGACGAATGAGATCGTGTTCGGGGCGGTCCAGGAGCAGGAGGGGCGGCGGGAGGCGATGGTGATCAAGGCCGTCGACTACACCGATTCGGCCTACGAGGGCAACAATGTGAGGTCGAGATATAACTACATGAGCTATTCCTCCTATGGATACTAG